The following are encoded together in the Salvia hispanica cultivar TCC Black 2014 chromosome 6, UniMelb_Shisp_WGS_1.0, whole genome shotgun sequence genome:
- the LOC125192840 gene encoding lectin CPL-like yields MAKLLQTLIPLLALLLATANTAWSQTTSFQYDFYGQQPTDLLYQGDAHFPSDSTYLRLINTDSSGNPLNGRIGRAVYSNPITFWEAGAQVDLETTVKFIINTVDSNPGDGITFFIQPVGSPIGSAGGSFGIFSPQNPAVFAVEFDTYINTNDPNYRHVGIDINDNISKNTSNVGNAILGQEVTARINYQQSSKLITVQVTAASQTFVVSYVYDLSTYLPQQVQVGLSASTGGAVAVFDVISWYYTSTLVHTGANSDAHIRQYV; encoded by the coding sequence ATGGCAAAGCTTcttcaaaccctaattccaCTTCTAGCCTTGCTCCTTGCCACTGCCAACACGGCGTGGTCGCAGACGACCTCCTTCCAATATGATTTCTACGGGCAGCAGCCGACGGACCTACTCTACCAAGGCGACGCCCACTTCCCATCCGACTCCACCTACCTCCGCTTGATCAACACCGACAGCTCAGGCAACCCATTAAATGGCCGCATTGGCCGAGCCGTGTATTCCAACCCGATCACATTTTGGGAAGCCGGAGCGCAGGTCGACCTCGAAACCACCGTTAAATTCATCATCAACACCGTTGATTCAAACCCAGGCGATGGcatcaccttcttcatccAGCCAGTTGGCTCTCCAATCGGATCCGCTGGCGGCTCCTTTGGAATCTTTAGTCCGCAAAATCCAGCCGTGTTCGCAGTGGAATTCGACACCTACATCAACACTAATGATCCAAATTACCGTCATGTTGGTATTGACATTAatgataatatttcaaaaaatacaaGCAACGTCGGCAACGCAATTCTTGGGCAGGAGGTGACTGCTCGCATCAACTACCAGCAATCTTCCAAATTGATCACCGTTCAAGTCACGGCAGCCTCACAAACTTTTGTGGTGAGCTATGTATACGACTTGAGCACCTATCTTCCTCAGCAGGTTCAAGTCGGACTCTCCGCCAGCACAGGAGGCGCAGTCGCTGTTTTCGACGTCATATCGTGGTATTACACTTCCACTCTCGTGCATACCGGTGCCAACAGCGATGCCCACATTCGCCAATATGTGTGA